One part of the Salmo salar chromosome ssa28, Ssal_v3.1, whole genome shotgun sequence genome encodes these proteins:
- the LOC106589573 gene encoding glucose-induced degradation protein 4 homolog, producing MPVPAGYLSNTPMAFKSSASLIPPPLINTHQPGVVASLLYSGSKFRGHQKSKGNSYDVEVVLQHVTMEDSYLCGYLKIKGLTEEYPTLTTFFAGEIISRKRPFLTRKWDADEDVDRKHWGKFQAFYQYAKTFNSDEFDYEELKNSDYIFMRWKEQFLVPDHTIKDISGASFAGFYYICFQKSTATIEGYYYHRSSEWYQSLNLTHVLEHSAAIYEFR from the exons ATGCCCGTCCCCGCTGGATACCTCAGTAACACCCCCATGGCCTTCAAGTCCTCGGCCTCGCTTATCCCACCTCCCTTGATCAACACCCACCAGCCCGGTGTTGTCGCCTCGCTTCTCTATAGCGGCTCCAAGTTCCGAGGACATCAGAAGAGCAAAGGCAACTCCTACGATGTCGAGGTTGTTTTGCAG CATGTGACCATGGAAGACTCATACTTGTGTGGCTACTTGAAGATCAAAGGGTTGACAGAG GAATACCCCACGCTGACTACGTTCTTTGCAGGGGAGATCATCAGTAGGAAGCGTCCAtttctaaccaggaagtgggatgcagatgaggatgtggatCGCAAGCACTGG GGCAAATTCCAGGCCTTCTACCAGTATGCAAAGACGTTCAACTCGGATGAGTTTGACTATGAAGAGCTGAAGAACTCTGACTACATCTTCATGAGGTGGAAG GAGCAGTTCCTGGTCCCTGATCACACCATTAAAGACATCAGCGGTGCTTCCTTCGCTGGTTTCTACTACATCTGCTTCCAGAAGTCCACAGCCACCATAGAGGGGTACTACTACCATAGGAGCTCAGAATG GTACCAGTCTCTGAACCTCACCCATGTTCTGGAACACAGTGCAGCCATCTATGAGTTCCGGTGA
- the atpaf2 gene encoding ATP synthase mitochondrial F1 complex assembly factor 2 isoform X2, which produces MLRNLVRFHNCLGHAFSPPTVCPRGQMFKLLPLLSVNSESYSIVTERKKFYEDVSISHGEGGMFEINLDRRKLKTPGGKLFTAPNQALAIAVANEWDTQKDMLKFYSMHMNTLCNTALDNPTFRSKDQMITAALKYLETDTVWYNVVIGSSTSILGPEIPQATMDTFRQHLGSYNFWSLTGLEYVITQLKSVVLAFALIDKHITVEQAVLLSRLEEEFQIGHWGNVEWAHDVDLYELRSRTAAGALFVHFSSESSAVKRKLMQD; this is translated from the exons ATGCTGAGGAATCTTGTGAGATTTCACAATTGTCTGGGGCATGCTTTCTCTCCCCCCACTGTCTGCCCAAGAGGTCAAATGTTTAAgctgctccctctgctctctgtgaACTCAGAATCCTACTCCATTGTCACAG aaagaaagaaattctatGAGGATGTTAGCATATCCCACGGAGAGG GTGGCATGTTTGAGATCAACCTGGACCGGCGGAAACTGAAAACACCTGGAGGAAAGCTGTTCACAGCCCCCAACCAAGCCTTAGCCATTGCCGTGGCGAATGAATGGGACACTCAGAAAGACATGCTCAAGTTCTACAGCATGCATATG aaCACTCTCTGCAACACAGCCCTCGATAACCCCACGTTCCGCAGCAAGGACCAAATGATCACTGCTGCCCTCAAGTATCTGGAGACTGACACTGTCTG GTACAACGTAGTCATTGGCTCCTCCACCAGTATACTGGGGCCAGAGATCCCACAGGCGACGATGGATACTTTCCGTCAGCACCTGGGTTCCTATAACTTCTGGTCCCTGACAG GTCTGGAGTATGTGATCACCCAGCTGAAGTCAGTGGTGCTTGCCTTCGCGTTAATAGACAAACACATTACAGTGGAGCAGGCCGTGCTGCTGTCACGACTAGAGGAGGAGTTCCAG atCGGGCATTGGGGAAATGTAGAGTGGGCTCATGATGTTGACCTGTATGAGCTGAGGTCACGTACAGCAGCAGGGGCTCTGTTTGTACATTTCTCTTCTGAAAGTTCAGCGGTCAAACGCAAACTCATGCAAGACTAA
- the atpaf2 gene encoding ATP synthase mitochondrial F1 complex assembly factor 2 isoform X1, with translation MLRNLVRFHNCLGHAFSPPTVCPRGQMFKLLPLLSVNSESYSIVTERKKFYEDVSISHGEGGMFEINLDRRKLKTPGGKLFTAPNQALAIAVANEWDTQKDMLKFYSMHMNTLCNTALDNPTFRSKDQMITAALKYLETDTVCYRVEEPPSLVELQNNEWDPVLNWIEDRYNVVIGSSTSILGPEIPQATMDTFRQHLGSYNFWSLTGLEYVITQLKSVVLAFALIDKHITVEQAVLLSRLEEEFQIGHWGNVEWAHDVDLYELRSRTAAGALFVHFSSESSAVKRKLMQD, from the exons ATGCTGAGGAATCTTGTGAGATTTCACAATTGTCTGGGGCATGCTTTCTCTCCCCCCACTGTCTGCCCAAGAGGTCAAATGTTTAAgctgctccctctgctctctgtgaACTCAGAATCCTACTCCATTGTCACAG aaagaaagaaattctatGAGGATGTTAGCATATCCCACGGAGAGG GTGGCATGTTTGAGATCAACCTGGACCGGCGGAAACTGAAAACACCTGGAGGAAAGCTGTTCACAGCCCCCAACCAAGCCTTAGCCATTGCCGTGGCGAATGAATGGGACACTCAGAAAGACATGCTCAAGTTCTACAGCATGCATATG aaCACTCTCTGCAACACAGCCCTCGATAACCCCACGTTCCGCAGCAAGGACCAAATGATCACTGCTGCCCTCAAGTATCTGGAGACTGACACTGTCTG TTACAGAGTTGAGGAGCCTCCATCACTAGTTGAGCTTCAGAATAATGAATGGGACCCTGTGTTGAACTGGATTGAAGACAG GTACAACGTAGTCATTGGCTCCTCCACCAGTATACTGGGGCCAGAGATCCCACAGGCGACGATGGATACTTTCCGTCAGCACCTGGGTTCCTATAACTTCTGGTCCCTGACAG GTCTGGAGTATGTGATCACCCAGCTGAAGTCAGTGGTGCTTGCCTTCGCGTTAATAGACAAACACATTACAGTGGAGCAGGCCGTGCTGCTGTCACGACTAGAGGAGGAGTTCCAG atCGGGCATTGGGGAAATGTAGAGTGGGCTCATGATGTTGACCTGTATGAGCTGAGGTCACGTACAGCAGCAGGGGCTCTGTTTGTACATTTCTCTTCTGAAAGTTCAGCGGTCAAACGCAAACTCATGCAAGACTAA
- the LOC106589569 gene encoding E3 SUMO-protein ligase ZBED1, producing the protein MSKRSVVWQHFIVVMDDAKKVECKLCKQRFAYHSSTTNMTYHLKTAHPQYSTSASAASSGLTQTNLDQNSPISEKRKREITDGIVDFIALDMRPVNLIEGVGFKDMMKILEPGYTVPKRETVMHALTAKYENTKEKVLESIKNSQAVSFTTDMWTSLRMESYMTVTAHFITEAWGLQCLVLETKQMEENHTAATIAQRLGEVADKYDIPGCKRVAVVHDNAANMVLCADILGREEKWAGVKGIRCAGHTLQLCINATLNQDPICRTVVAARHLVAHFKKRTKARKGLKEKQKEQKVVEHVLIQDVSMRWNSSQTMLARLIEQRWPVTAVLSDPNYTGKNERNLNLTPAQWDMAEDISNVLKPIVTLTELQSEEENASLSATIPMLANLKRRHLALVEDDSPTTKSLKTRLVEESDKRWQVKDRLFESSIYVQAAVVDPRFKLLSFLDDAKRDVAYINVSQLADRLSAEGDSSTPTDEEVPAPKRKKTDKEREIDMLMCGDEGEKEFQGDSKKEVKYYLQDRTKVDAGPLAWWGKNEDRYPKLARAAKYLLSIPATSTPSERIFSKAGFIFNKTRSCLLPENVDKLVFLSHNLKRLGK; encoded by the exons ATGTCGAAAAGGTCTGTAGTATGGCAGCATTTCATTGTAGTAATGGATGACGCCAAAAAAGTGGAATGCAAACTCTGCAAACAGCGGTTTGCTTACCATAGTTCGACAACGAATATGACATATCACTTGAAAACA GCGCATCCCCAGTACAGCACGAGCGCCTCAGCTGCTAGCTCAGGTTTAACCCAAACCAATTTGGACCAGAATTCCCCAATCtcagaaaaaagaaagagagagataaccgATGGTATCGTGGACTTCATTGCCTTGGACATGCGGCCCGTTAACCTGATAGAGGGCGTGGGATTTAAGGACATGATGAAAATCTTGGAGCCTGGTTACACTGTTCCAAAGAGAGAGACCGTTATGCATGCTCTGACAGCGAAATATGAGAACACAAAAGAGAAGGTTTTGGAGTCTATCAAAAACAGCCAGGCAGTAAGTTTTACAACCGACATGTGGACCTCACTGAGAATGGAGTCTTACATGACCGTAACTGCCCATTTCATTACGGAGGCCTGGGGACTGCAGTgtcttgtgctggagacaaagCAAATGGAGGAGAATCACACCGCCGCCACCATTGCGCAGAGACTTGGCGAAGTGGCCGACAAATACGACATCCCAGGATGTAAAAGGGTCGCTGTGGTACACGACAACGCCGCAAATATGGTTTTGTGTGCAGATATACTGGGGCGGGAGGAGAAATGGGCAGGCGTTAAAGGAATCAGATGTGCTGGACACACCTTACAGCTGTGCATCAACGCCACTCTCAATCAAGACCCCATCTGTCGCACTGTGGTTGCAGCCAGACACCTTGTGGCTCATTTTAAGAAGCGAACAAAAGCCAGAAAGGGACTAAAGGAGAAACAAAAAGAACAAAAGGTGGTTGAACATGTCCTGATCCAAGACGTTTCCATGCGGTGGAATTCTTCTCAGACCATGTTAGCGCGTctgatagaacagagatggcCTGTAACAGCAGTGCTCTCCGACCCCAACTACACTGGGAAAAATGAACGCAACCTTAATCTCACCCCAGCGCAATGGGACATGGCAGAGGACATTTCAAATGTGCTGAAGCCCATTGTCACCCTGACTGAGCTGCAGTCCGAGGAGGAAAATGCGTCCTTATCTGCAACCATACCCATGCTGGCCAACCTCAAACGCCGCCACTTGGCACTAGTGGAGGACGACAGCCCCACCACTAAGAGTCTTAAAACAAGGCTGGTGGAGGAATCTGACAAAAGATGGCAGGTCAAAGACCGACTTTTTGAGAGTAGTATATACGTCCAAGCAGCAGTCGTAGACCCCCGCTTCAAGCTGCTTTCGTTCCTTGACGACGCAAAACGGGACGTAGCCTATATCAACGTGTCCCAGCTGGCCGACCGGTTGAGCGCTGAGGGAGACAGCTCTACACCCACGGATGAAGAGGTACCCGCACCAAAAAGAAAGAAAACGGACAAGGAGCGGGAGATTGATATGCTaatgtgtggagatgagggagagaaggagttTCAGGGGGATAGCAAAAAAGAAGTTAAGTATTATCTCCAAGATAGAACGAAAGTCGACGCTGGACCACTAGCTTGGTGGGGGAAAAATGAGGACAGGTATCCGAAGCTGGCCAGAGCTGCGAAATACCTCCTCTCGATTCCGGCGACCTCCACTCCATCAGAACGGATCTTTTCCAAGGCAGGGTTTATATTCAATAAAACGAGGAGCTGCCTTCTGCCCGAAAATGTTGACAAGCTGGTGTTCCTGTCGCATAACTTGAAAAGATTAGGGAAGTAG